A genomic region of Oryza glaberrima chromosome 1, OglaRS2, whole genome shotgun sequence contains the following coding sequences:
- the LOC127760433 gene encoding disease resistance protein Pik-2-like has product MEAAVVSSTEGVVHILLGKLGEFLSDKYVLLSGVRHEIQELKDDLESMNACLRDLAAAGDYHQTQQTRTWMKQVREVAYDAEDCIDSFRYHVGGDRYRDEDLAGWLRRTVPRPLTTLRAMYKLAVEVQSLKARALMVSERRLRYKLEPPAAASSSGEYAPRCYDDLDRRLPALSVDESRLVGVRSKTRAVLKLLDMVGDDDGSARRKVVSIVGFGGLGKTTLAAMVYKSPAVRGIQHRAFVTVTRSCNLRALLESLVEQLFAPMRDSRCSTKKTTTDHDEILRGIETKDIPQILAHCSTHLRDKRYFVVVDDVWSLEDWASLKPAFPDNDIHSRVVITTRNRQVAESCCSLPVDRVYSMDVLQDDQSRKLFFNTVFRSNKCPAGYRRLETISGNILAKCGGLPLAIVSVGGMLAQAENKTPAEWMKVCDRLGSGLSTSAMMERMRRIMSLSYHDLPYHLKACFLYLSVFREGYEIKRGPLVRRWAAEGFVGGRRECTPEEAAGKYLDEFVGRSIVTPTRVVSNGVVRCCKVHDIMLEMMTEKCMEENFISLLGSPSKHGHQQHAMMVAAGHDKIRRLSVHGAHTSQGKQAGGVHDKHLCRRRIKKDEEQDDVLSSGDLSCVRSLLMLRCIEKPIPAISFAKLKLIRVLDLEGCRWLSNHDLEDICKLSLLRYLSLRDTGVQRLPRLIGRLKELLTLDIRETDVKALPETITRLGRLRHLLAGRYRYYTRSHRVKLFEPFEAVTIPPGLAAMGSLQTIAHANVVSSSIAMGELGDLPGLTKLCVMNCEEGPSKWEPFVISLNKLSYSLRSLAILHWQYDNAGLEALLDLTSPPIFLEKFFLWGKLSTLPSWVSHLSNLVDLCLRDNFLNGEVIIEQLGKLPSLLSLKLYRASYLGRELRFREKLFPRLKQLIVDNLPNIEELSFQGGAPQLERLTLAVLKKPEDGIFGIDKLPMLKEVEFYGHIMIDSVVAKMVAVCRNHPNKPRVYREDRPMEMNSESSN; this is encoded by the exons ATGGAGGCCGCCGTGGTGAGCTCCACCGAGGGCGTGGTGCACATCCTCCTCGGCAAGCTCGGCGAATTCCTCTCCGACAAGTACGTCCTCCTCAGCGGCGTCCGCCACGAGATCCAGGAGCTCAAGGACGATCTCGAGAGCATGAACGCCTGCCtccgcgacctcgccgccgccggcgactacCACCAGACCCAGCAG acgAGGACGTGGATGAAGCAGGTGAGGGAGGTGGCGTACGACGCGGAGGACTGCATCGACAGCTTCCGGTaccacgtcggcggcgaccggtACCGCGACGAGGACCTCGCCGGCTGGCTGCGCAGGACGGTGCCCCGGCCGCTGACGACGCTGCGGGCGATGTACAAGCTGGCCGTGGAGGTCCAGAGCCTCAAGGCCCGCGCGCTCATGGTCAGCGAGCGGAGGCTGCGTTACAAGCTGgagccgcccgccgcggcgtcgagcTCCGGCGAGTACGCGCCCCGCTGCTACGACGACCTCGACCGCCGCCTTCCGGCACTCAGCGTCGACGAGTcccgcctcgtcggcgtccgCAGCAAGACCAGAGCCGTCCTCAAGCTGCTGGACatggtcggcgacgacgacggctcggcCCGCCGGAAGGTGGTGTCCATCGTCGGCTTCGGCGGCCTAGGCAAGACGACGCTGGCGGCGATGGTGTACAAGAGCCCCGCGGTGCGGGGCATCCAGCACAGGGCATTCGTGACGGTGACCCGGAGCTGCAACCTTCGAGCTCTGCTGGAATCGTTGGTGGAGCAGCTCTTCGCGCCAATGCGAGATTCACGCTGCTCCACGAAGAAGACGACCACGGATCACGACGAAATACTCAGAGGCATCGAAACCAAGGACATtccccaaatcctcgcccattGCAGCACTCATTTGAGAGACAAGAG GTACTTTGTAGTCGTTGATGATGTATGGAGTCTAGAGGACTGGGCAAGCTTGAAGCCAGCTTTCCCAGACAATGATATACACAGTAGAGTAGTTATCACTACGCGGAATCGTCAAGTTGCTGAGAGCTGCTGCTCCCTTCCCGTCGATCGAGTTTACTCCATGGATGTTTTACAAGATGATCAGTCGAGAAAGTTGTTCTTCAACACGGTGTTTCGGTCGAACAAGTGTCCCGCGGGGTATCGGAGATTGGAGACCATCTCCGGCAACATCTTGGCCAAATGCGGTGGCTTGCCACTGGCCATAGTCAGTGTCGGGGGAATGCTGGCTCAGGCGGAGAACAAGACACCGGCGGAGTGGATGAAGGTGTGCGATAGGCTAGGATCTGGGCTGAGCACAAGCGCAATGATGGAAAGGATGAGGCGGATAATGTCACTTAGCTACCATGACCTGCCCTACCATTTGAAGGCTTGCTTCCTCTACCTGAGCGTCTTCCGTGAGGGGTATGAGATCAAGAGGGGGCCATTGGTGCGGCGGTGGGCTGCCGAGGGGTTCGTTGGCGGCAGACGTGAGTGCACACCTGAGGAGGCCGCTGGCAAGTACCTGGACGAGTTCGTCGGCAGGAGCATAGTCACGCCTACAAGGGTTGTCAGCAATGGTGTCGTCAGGTGTTGTAAGGTCCACGACATCATGCTGGAGATGATGACAGAAAAGTGCATGGAGGAAAACTTCATCTCCTTGCTAGGAAGCCCGAGCAAGCATGGCCACCAGCAGCATGCCATGATGGTGGCAGCTGGGCACGACAAGATCCGACGGCTCTCTGTCCATGGCGCGCACACGTCTCAGGGGAAACAAGCTGGTGGTGTTCATGACAAGCATCTTTGTAGGAGGAGGATAAAGAAGGATGAGGAGCAAGACGACGTCTTGTCGTCTGGAGACTTGTCTTGTGTCCGCTCACTTCTAATGCTCCGGTGCATCGAGAAACCAATACCGGCAATCAGTTTCGCAAAGCTAAAGCTCATTCGTGTACTAGACCTCGAAGGTTGTCGTTGGTTGAGCAACCACGACTTGGAAGACATTTGTAAGTTGTCTCTCTTGAGGTACCTCAGCCTTAGAGACACCGGTGTGCAGCGGCTCCCACGGTTGATCGGGAGGCTAAAAGAGCTTCTAACACTGGACATCAGGGAAACTGACGTGAAGGCACTACCAGAGACAATCACCCGGTTGGGACGCCTAAGGCATCTACTCGCCGGCAGGTACAGATACTACACGAGGAGCCATCGTGTCAAGCTCTTCGAGCCGTtcgaggctgtgacaataccacCTGGTCTGGCCGCCATGGGATCCCTCCAGACCATTGCCCATGCCAACGTCGTGTCAAGCTCCATTGCCATGGGTGAGCTCGGTGACCTGCCTGGCCTAACCAAGCTATGTGTCATGAACTGCGAGGAAGGGCCTAGCAAATGGGAGCCATTCGTTATCTCCCTCAATAAGCTCAGTTACTCCCTCCGCAGCCTGGCCATCCTTCATTGGCAGTATGACAATGCCGGTCTCGAGGCCCTCCTAGATCTCACTTCACCACCAATCTTCCTCGAGAAGTTCTTCCTTTGGGGTAAGCTCAGCACATTGCCTTCCTGGGTCTCACACCTCAGTAACCTTGTTGACCTCTGTCTTCGGGATAACTTCCTCAATGGTGAGGTCATCATTGAGCAGCTAGGCAAGCTCCccagcctcctctccctcaaGCTCTACCGCGCGTCATACCTAGGGAGAGAGCTCCGCTTCCGGGAGAAGCTATTCCCAAGGCTAAAGCAACTCATCGTGGATAATCTACCCAACATTGAGGAGCTCAGCTTCCAAGGAGGCGCCCCTCAGCTTGAGAGGCTCACGCTTGCTGTCCTCAAGAAGCCTGAGGATGGCATTTTCGGCATTGATAAGCTCCCAATGCTCAAGGAGGTTGAGTTCTACGGCCATATCATGATCGATTCTGTGGTGGCAAAGATGGTAGCTGTGTGCAGAAATCATCCGAACAAGCCCAGAGTTTACAGGGAGGATCGACCAATGGAGATGAACTCTGAATCATCCAACTGA